The following proteins are co-located in the Doryrhamphus excisus isolate RoL2022-K1 chromosome 15, RoL_Dexc_1.0, whole genome shotgun sequence genome:
- the LOC131103167 gene encoding lipid droplet assembly factor 1-A-like isoform X1: MQQSRSETQQQLWGSWTTMSNQVYSNPKVTQLMNSRVGQYLSGHPVLALSILFFCAMAAVPVGLFLGFAVVTAIMSAVGFVFFEGFLLFVSAITLLCVLSGLAVFSVMVSSIFTVFYITVSSLVNYYYYHHPQLAKQGDDDQQKNQDETPTMDKMK; the protein is encoded by the exons atgcagCAGAGCCGCAGTGAGACGCAGCAGCAGCTGTGGGGAAGCTGGACCACGATGTCCAACCAGGTCTACAGCAACCCCAAG GTAACACAGCTGATGAACAGCAGGGTGGGTCAGTACCTGAGTGGACATCCGGTGCTGGCGCTGTCCATCTTGTTCTTCTGTGCCATGGCCGCAGTTCCTGTTGGACTCTTCCTCGGGTTTGCTGTAGTTACCGccatcatgtcagctgtgggcTTTGTGTTCTTTGAAG ggTTCCTGCTGTTCGTGTCGGCCATCACTCTACTCTGCGTCCTCTCCGGCCTGGCCGTCTTCTCCGTGATGGTGTCGTCCATCTTTACCGTATTTTACATCACCGTGTCCAGCCTcgtcaactactactactaccaccacccACAGCTAGCAAAG CAGGGAGACGATGACCAGCAGAAGAACCAGGATGAAACACCGACGATGGACAAAATGAAATAG
- the LOC131103167 gene encoding lipid droplet assembly factor 1-like isoform X2: MQQSRSETQQQLWGSWTTMSNQVYSNPKVTQLMNSRVGQYLSGHPVLALSILFFCAMAAVPVGLFLGFAVVTAIMSAVGFVFFEGFLLFVSAITLLCVLSGLAVFSVMVSSIFTVFYITVSSLVNYYYYHHPQLAKGDDDQQKNQDETPTMDKMK; the protein is encoded by the exons atgcagCAGAGCCGCAGTGAGACGCAGCAGCAGCTGTGGGGAAGCTGGACCACGATGTCCAACCAGGTCTACAGCAACCCCAAG GTAACACAGCTGATGAACAGCAGGGTGGGTCAGTACCTGAGTGGACATCCGGTGCTGGCGCTGTCCATCTTGTTCTTCTGTGCCATGGCCGCAGTTCCTGTTGGACTCTTCCTCGGGTTTGCTGTAGTTACCGccatcatgtcagctgtgggcTTTGTGTTCTTTGAAG ggTTCCTGCTGTTCGTGTCGGCCATCACTCTACTCTGCGTCCTCTCCGGCCTGGCCGTCTTCTCCGTGATGGTGTCGTCCATCTTTACCGTATTTTACATCACCGTGTCCAGCCTcgtcaactactactactaccaccacccACAGCTAGCAAAG GGAGACGATGACCAGCAGAAGAACCAGGATGAAACACCGACGATGGACAAAATGAAATAG
- the metrnla gene encoding meteorin-like protein: MLASSLPLLLLLLLCRTSLCQYSSDQCSWKGSGLTHEGHTRDVEQVYLRCSQGSLEWLYPTGAIIVNLRPNTLSPAASRLSVCIKPSADSSGTNIYLDLNGRLRLLLREQDQARGKVHCFGIQEGALFIEAVPRTDISRRITAFQYELISNMLGVEGPSLEAPCQPCSDAEVLLAVCTKDFVARGSIKQVEQEEDSSSVSVDISRLYRQKTQVFVSGRPRVRRWSGHIKMPLQCGVKPGEGEFLFTGTVRFGEAWMGCAPRYKDFLRLYRQALRQGTNPCHLDTD, translated from the exons ATGCTAGCCTCCTCGCTACCTCTCCTCCTGCTTCTACTCCTGTGTAGGACTTCTCTTTGCCAGTACTCCAGCGACCAGTGCAGCTGGAAGGGCAG TGGGCTGACACACGAAGGCCACACCCGGGACGTGGAGCAGGTCTACCTGCGCTGCTCCCAAGGTTCCCTCGAGTGGCTGTACCCCACCGGCGCCATCATTGTCAACCTGCGGCCAAACACGCTCTCCCCCGCCGCCTCCCGTCTCTCCGTCTGCATCAAACCCAGCGCCGACTCCAGCGGCACTAACATTTATCTGGACCTGAACGGGCGGCTGCGCTTGCTGCTGCGCGAGCAGGACCAGGCTCGCGGTAAAGTACACTGCTTTGGCATACAAGAGGGGGCGCTCTTTATCGAGGCCGTCCCGCGTACGGATATCAGCCGGCGGATTACGGCTTTCCAGTACGAGCTAATAAGCAACATGCTAGGAGTGGAGGGGCCCTCGCTGGAAG CTCCCTGTCAGCCTTGCAGTGATGCTGAGGTTCTTCTAGCAGTGTGCACTAAAGACTTTG TGGCGCGAGGCAGCATCAAACAGGTGGAGCAGGAAGAAGACTCCTCGTCCGTCAGCGTGGACATCAGCCGCCTGTACAGACAGAAGACCCAAGTCTTTGTCTCGGGGCGTCCCAGGGTACGTCGGTGGTCGGGTCACATTAAGATGCCCCTGCAATGCGGGGTCAAGCCCGGGGAGGGCGAGTTCCTCTTCACTGGGACGGTGCGCTTCGGGGAGGCGTGGATGGGCTGTGCCCCGCGATACAAGGACTTCCTGCGTTTGTACAGACAGGCGTTAAGACAGGGGACCAACCCTTGTCACCTGGATACTGACTGA